tagttgatcattgggtgactggggttcaatttcagaaagggggtggagccacaaatagccaatcagatgtgttacattccaatgcaaattattgttgccaaacaccgcaaagctcacaaacttggtaattgagtaattgattaattgtgtgttagggttaggaaagtgggcacagccaacaccagccaaatacataagcgggcaacgcagggtcataagagacaaatacaaattttactgggaaaatgtaaacagcagccattcttacactgttaatggcagggttctcaaattttgcacagttggttactgggtgactggggttaatattcagaaaagtgggtggagcctacaaaaaacaatcaaaattacctattgatttttcaggggaatatttcattgctgccattcttgcactgttaatggcacaagcctcaaacctggtacatttgatcattgcgtgactggagtttaaatttatataaggggtggagccccaaacagcaaatctgatttgtttcattttaatgcaagttattgatgccaaagaccgcaaagctcacaaacttggtcattgagtaattaagtaaattgtgtgttagggttaggaaaagtgggcgcagccaacaccagccaaatacataatcgggcaatgctgggtcatcagtaggcggagacaaatacaaatttcactgagaaaatgtaaactgcagcaattcttacactattaatggtatggttctcaaactttgcacagttggtcactgggtgactgagattaatattcagaaaagtgggtggagcctacaaaagccaatcaaaatccacctattaatctttaaggggaatatttaattgatgccattcttgcactgttaatcacctgtacctggtacagttggccattgggtgattggggttcaaattcagaaaaggggtggagccacagccaatcagatttattttatttcaatgcaaattattgatgccaaagaccgcaaagctcacaaacttggtcattaagtaattttgtgttagggttagaaaaagtgggcggagccagcaccagccaaatacatacctgggcaatgccgagtcttcagtgggcagagacaaacacaaatttcactgggaaaatgtaaactgcagccattcttacactattaattgtagggttctaaaactttgcacagttggtcactgggtgactgagattaatattcagaaaagtgggtggagcctacaaaagctaatcaaaattcacctattgattttcaaaggagttgagccacagccaattagatttatttcattttaatgccaattattgatgccaaagaccgcaaaagtCAAAGCTTAGgttatcattgagtaattgtgtgttaggattagaaaaagtggacagagctaacactagccaattacatacccgggcaacgccgggcgaccagctagtatatacatataggaagagtttctgatgctgaaacaaggaAAATGAACTTAAAATTGAGTATCCTTAATATACATTATACtagaattcctctttaaatgtatcgTGGTAGTGGGTGATTAAcaccctaaaaaataaaaaaaacagaaacaacaGGAGCCAAAATGGTTCAGTGTGTCACAAGTTAAATGACAAATGTTAAAAAAGGTTGTGGCACTCACAAAAGGAAGGCTGCACAGGGGGAAACCAACCATCGAAGGCAGGTGGAAATGTATAAACCAAACCCTACTTGGGTGACCAGCTGGAATTGGATCTTACTTTTGGCAAAACAACAAAGGGCTTATCCGTGGCAAGGCCACTGGGTACTAAAGTACACCGCTCCAAAGGAGGGTGAAAAACACAAAGAGGGGAAGAGGTGCCCACATGTAGATAAAAACACTCCAGTGAGTTctgagtcaccatgagcttgctggttagtctgtacctctcggtgttacaagtcatactccatagagccaaattaatccatgtcatgcactgatgaggatcaaacaatccgaaacagtctgtatgcatgttggattattatgactctgcacaaattaacaagctgacacatcattgcatttcagcagatttggaggtgtgtttagcttgcaTCAATGTTTAatctgcatatattcagcagtgatgcatggtagctcactccaacctgaattatcgcaaattctttctgttataagaaagcaaacttttctttaaaaacaaataaaataataaagggctaggtggcttacctcaataatgacacattcatacacaagaatttttaaatcaggatgataccatttattggctaactaaaaatgaataaaaataagcaagctttcggccttgcagccttcgtcgggcttatatcctgttcaaACACATTCATACACATAAGAAGTTTAATTATGCACAGTCAATGCATTTTGTAGGTCTgcatccacttcctcaggccaaatacagtgccaaAGATGTATCAAAAGACAAGAATGGAGCACCTTTCGAAAGGGGCTCTGTTCTTGGCTCTTTTAATAAATGTTCTCAATTACCATCAAATCTGAAAATAAGCACTGGTTTGGATGATATGTATTTGTTAATTGTGACTCTCAAACCCCCTGACGTGTGTAAGAAGGAGTTTTGGGTGTTTGGGATGATGTGGTCATTGATAAAAAGAACTATGACCTGGTTTTAAAAGGATGGAATTAATTGTCAATTTCTCAAATCAAACAGAAGACATTAAAAACACAAGCATTCCACTCACTGATTAAATTGTAAGGTATTATGtaaatgaaatgtaaaaaaaagtcattttgatTTTGATTCAAATACAGCATATGGCATGGAAGTTTATTTTAAAAGAACTCATCGATTTGTTCTAATAAGACTGGTACATTTAAGCACAGCTCTCTTGATTTCCTGGTTTCTAAGGCTATAGATTATTGGGTTCATCAGTGGAGTCACTACGATGACGAGCAATGATCTGTACTTATTCATGTTGACTGTGCTGTAATCTGTTGGCACCATATAAATAGTCATCAAGGTCCCATAATAGGTGCAGACAGTGGCTAGATGGGAGCTGCATGTGGAGAAGGCCTTTTTTCTACCAAGAGCAGAGGATATATTTAGAATAGTAAAAGAAATACAGATATAGCTTATAATTATAAAAGCAAGTGGAAAGGACATCATAAATATAGAAGTTATAAAATCTTGTATCATTAACACTGATGTGTCAGATGTAGACAGTCCCACCAGTGGTCCAAAATCACAAAAGAAATGGTCAATGTAATTATGATGACAAAATCTCAAATGGAAAACCACAATTATTTCACTTGCTCTTAAAAGGGCCCCGAGAACATAAGATCCAAATACTAGCTGAAAGCAAACATTAGGGTTCATAAGGGAAGCATAACGTAAGGGGACACATATAGCTAAATATCGATCATAGGACATGGCAGCAATAACCAAACACTGAACAGACCCAAAAACTCCAAGACAGAGCAACTGAATAATGCATCCCAAAAAGGGCATTGTTCCCTCTTTAATTAAGATAATGCCCAGCATCATAGGAACTATGGTAGTAGTCAGTAAAACATCAGCTGCAGCTAAATGTTTGAGAAAAAAGAACATTGGAATTTTAAGTTGATCAACAATGGTAACCAAAATAATAATTGCAGCATTTCCACCTAGTATCAAAATGtagattaaaagaaaaacaatgaaTAATAGTATTTTAAATTTGTATAATTCTTGAAACCCAAGTAAATAAATCTGTGTCACTTGAGTCTGATTGGCCTCACACATATTTTGCACATACAAAAATAGCCAATGACGCTAAACAAGTTCTTTCATCCTTTAAAACACATAAATGCTGCAGACGTCAGTCCAGAATAAATAGTCATAACTATACCGGAGAGTTACTTTTCTTTTCAGAAATGTAATGCTTGAATCtggaaaataatgttttaaaaattatacaCAAAAACACTGCATATGTGAAATTCCTTGTAGATTATATTAAAGAGAGCATGAGGTGGgcttataaaaacaaaacaaaacaaaacaaaaaaaacctaatctacctgatccaggggggagggggtgagtgaatcaggtaaccaccaaaaccgCAGCTAACCGCTTCTGTAGGCCACACTGGCCCACTTTAATTTCCGTCACCTCTGTGTCCCGAGGCTGGAAAGTGAGATGGATTCTCTCTCCCAGCTTGCAGGAAGGTGGGGGATTGGCATGAGGCACAGCCAGGGAGAGGGAGCtaaccaatggcagctctggaatccCTGCAGAAATGCCCCTGGTGGAAGTTTTGAACAGGAATCCCTCTCCCACATGTTTACGCTACAGTGACAAATGTTGTtgctattttttttggggggggggggggggtaatagcacggtggtgggggggggggggcagagagtcgTGGTgtggagacacagaggcatgtcatgaggcagagaaaatAACTGCCACATTAATCACCCcaccacagtttttttttctttttcccttaaaAGCCAGTGGAATTTGTTATGCTCCctccatttatttaaaaataacttatcacacataaattatctttttttgttttgttttgttttgtttggtgaGGGGACAAACCAAGCTTTCTTTGGAggagtacttttttttaatgaattttaaGGGGGATGAaaagaaaacatgaaaaaaatcattatttctcagttttcagccatttttgtttgaaaataaaaagtgttactatagataaaacctacatattttgtttgcccatttgttctgggTATTAAAACATATCAATTACAGTATATTCCTAGTACATCGTacagtgacaatattttatttggagatgAATGAAGACATATTTTTCCCattttgatgatgatgatgatgattgtactctctcaataattacaagcccttattttcaaaaataacagtataCACCCTCATGGCATGCATACTTAAAAAGTTGAGTTCCCTAAGGCAATAAATTATTATGTATTCTGCTTTAATATCTGTCTCTTCTGGGATGTTGTTTTTTTAGAAGTGTTCTATTTCGGTacagagtatatgaaaataacaattttattaattttgattCAGTTTATCACTAAAAGGAATTCATATGACATAGGCCTCAAACCTAAAACACCAAAAATCAATTGCTCCAATTGCAGCTACTGGTATGCACACATGCACGGGTGCCCACAGAAAAGCTTGCATGTGCACAATTGCACATGCACGCACTCAGCCATTGTTTAAAGCATGATATTTATATTCATGCCCCCACTGGTTGTGTGAAGATATATGTACCAGTGGTTGGGAAGAGGTTAATTCCCAGATCCTCATTTTCTCCTTAGAAACACAGAGCTCCTTGCTCattcctagggcttgattcacaaaagcaggCTAAGTGTTAGTGAAAAGCTCCTTAGCTcgtgcaaagtgcctttgcatgcatgcaccctagtttgcacatgcaaagcttttaggcatgctaactgtgttagcactctttagtgaatcaagcccctagatcTTTATCCACTTTATCcacttttctcatgagttttctcctagaggaTAAAGGAGAAAAGGGGGAGAACAATTACTTTTTAACTCTTTGTAGTTAAAATAATAAGAACAAGAAGGTGAAATAGAACTGTCACAAttattttgaggttttttttttctttttttttttcccctagctgGCAGTTTAAGCAGCATTTAGAGAAAATATGTGAAATATTCCATGGAAGAAAgctcaggataaaaaaaaaaaaaaaaattgaataggcCATAATTCACCTTGGGCCAGATACAATTCACTTTAaaatttctcctaagagatacattttaattttctatttaaaataactcagcactctgcaattcaaagagtaggtaaaaaagtactgtgaaaattattttgagtattttcttgcttgatggtgacttaaagagactctgaagtgaacaaaaaaatgctatttttacctcataattcgcttcagtagtctcagtaGAGGTAAACCGCCACATCCCGAGCCAAAACGAGGCTTTTAAACccccaaaatcccggggcaaaatcctCGTTTTGGCTCGAGGATGCAGTGGTCTACCTCTACTGAGAGTACTGAAGCAAACTAACTacgaggtaaaaatagcaatttttgttcgcttcagtctctctttaaaggacgTTTTTATTATCATGTGgagatatcacctgggagaaaaagtgaattggattggaccCCTTTACTCCTAAGTTtgctcctaggtgatgttttaaCGTGTACATGGATACTTACCACCCATCATTTTAGCGCAGGGGGAGCCgagtgatggctcaccctgctgcttcaCAAATTCCgggtggtgttaattactattccccctccgagtcatagcaacttggagggaggagTAATTCTGAGGTGCGGCTATCGCCGGTACCCaaatttcattgctgtgcggccaTGATAATGACATtatgtctatggtggtgcccaggtcAGGTGCAGCTCGGCGAAAAATGCAccttataataataaaatgcctttgaagccatcagcaaccaagaaaataattttaacagtaccttttcacccacttgttggtatttttttttcaattgcagagtactaaaaatgtatttaagacAGAAGATAAAAAGAGATCTCCGAATAGGGAGTAAAGGTTTGAGGAAATGCTCCTCTGTGGATTCTCTATCTGGTTGCTCTAGTTTTAGTTATATGGGCATGCAAGAGGGAGTGTGAGTGTCCCATGAACTGAACGCACATCTCCCTACTAATGCATGAATTCTCAAACATGCTTATGTTTAATTACATAACAGTTTTATTCAgtggctacaaacctctgggccctgatgtggaatctggatgtggcccccccaGCAACACccgatgcacatacatacataaaggttagccagcataggtagccagtatagttgccccccagtttaggttagggcaggcgccgccagtataagttagatagataggtgcccccagtacaggttagctaggtgggtgcctctaatataggtagccagaatagttgcccccagcaaaggttagataggtaggtgctcccagtataggttagttaggtaggtgcctccaatataggtagccagtatagttgccacctatataggatagctaggtgcccccaatacaggttagataagtaagtgcccccagtataggttagattaggtagctgccccccagtataggttagatgaggtagctgccccccagtgtaggttagatgaggtaggtgccccccagtataggttagattaggtagctgcccccccagtatagattagataggtaggtgccccccagtataaggttagatgaggtaggtgcccccccagtataggttatattaggtagctgcccccccagtataggttagataggtaggtgcccccccgtataggttagataaggtaggtgccccaagtataggtgagataggtagctgccccccagtataggttagattaggtaggtgccctccagtataaggttagattagataggtgacccccagtataggttagattaggtaggtgcccggatagattaggtagctgccccccaggatagattaggtagctgccccccaggatagattaggtagctgcctcccagtataggttagattaggtagctcccccccccccagatagattaggtagctgcccccagtatagggtagattaggtagctgccccctagtatagggtagattaggtagctgccccccagtataggttagattaggtagctgccccccagtataggttagattagtaagctgccccccagtatagattaggtagctgcccccaggataggttaggtaggtaggtaggtggaggggggagccgcagccgtggggagggcagcccgacctctccccgggctctcccctcagatgcagagtgagcgcgcacggaagcgctgtaggcagaactcacctccctgcgttccaatcaaAAGACTTTTgaaaggttttctttttttcattctcCGATGCAAAAAATGTCTAATAAAATATGACTCATAGATGCGCTCCCTGTTTGCAAATCGCTAGTATTGAGACACTTTTGTTATTTGATCTGAGTAAGCGGACTGCGATCCGCGAAATGCGTTATCATTCAAGTACCTGGTTCCTATCAAAAATGTTATAACTTTTTTGGggctactgtaatgatcgctgctgcagcaggtgttgctggaagtagtagtgctgcagctcaggcagttctgatctctttccatgcaagctgcatagctttgtctgcctttccctgctgtcagcttgtgactgattatcattcacctgtgtgggaatctgcatgtctgctcccattggatgacctcagtataaagatctgcttcctgcaggactcctcgggttttcatagcttcagtttaagcctgtcttgctgtcgcttcagcccccgatcgtgtttcttgttctaaaagatactttgctggttttgcatcatatattggttcattgcccatatatatgcataccagcacatttattattttccttgtattcgtgttacgttgatacatcagtgtcgctgatgtatacgtacacgaactgtttatatcctgtgtgcagttagtcagctttccagcacgttttggtagtttgcgcgtatcgtgagcacccgttctgagctagtatcctgctcctggtcctgttcgtggattgcgttcatctctgcgaagagataacgaatccttctgaatcctgttctgttactgtttgtggattgcgttcatttctgcgaagagataacgaatccttctgaatcctgttctgttactgtttttggattgcgttcatctctgcgaagagataacgaatccttctgaatcctgttctgttaccgtttgtggattgcgttcatctctgcgaagagatagcgaatccttctgagtcctgttccctgtattactccagtcctagtcagcgttcctgcttatgtcatatatcagttcattgccgatatatacatatgttagtcagacgttacaaatagtttcattgatagctgtaattgtaatacgctaggaaaacatacttattgtatatttgtctgtgttacgttcatctatcttgatcctgctatttcctgactatcctgtcctgtctttgtgaggcacgccatcgctgcaatcgcattggctgcctcattccagtctgtcttgttttggacgcttgctgtcgctaagtagccgctagctagcaagcgttcattctgtctacctgtcctgatctctggTTTATgctctcagcgctactttgcgctgagacgttataacgaaagcattgtttgtggctgtcagatctgcaccggctctgtgcgccacaatctcctattggagtcagtcctcccctccactatactagggatagcctgtttccttgtgctggtgtgtgtacctcctccacgccagctcatgcgttgcatgctgactgtggagaatacaccaccaagccttacattatgaaaaaccccattaccaatccccattgtgggggggattcccagaaagtatgacactgttaattatggttcctgttcctttaagaaatttgaagaacttaactctgaaacagaaaatgagtttttctctgaatgtgccaggttcctggccaatcccgatctccaagcgactcctgtttcaacctgggcactccaactaagttatattttgtttaaaggggaattattccagtgggcatttgatgttctcaatcattccgatttgaaagagagaccgctggaatttctagcgtttgtgatccataactggttgcgcatagatccattgccttttcctcttaatgaactcctggcagcaggccaatcagcttctccttcaattgcttgcaaaaatgttcagcaagcagaaagtgttactgataattttcctgcagccttgaataaatcaccaaaaacagcagggtctaaggcaaaacgcaaacgttctaagaaacgtgtccgatctgcagagtcgttatccttagcgactgagacctataatgagattctgccattaacagataatgaaatgcaattgtctttcaggggagttaaatggacttatgaaactactaatgaactttcctccctggctagggaaaataaagatttttgtttaaaagaattatctgagtatgattatgaggagatattacagagtattgaacaaatcaacttatttgtgaagcaaggaaagtttgcatacactacagttcagcacttgctacaggtattggagattcttaggaataaggaatctgccaatcacctgctaattaacccaatatatgtccctgctacaatcatatctgcaaaccatgatctgcctgttaagtatgcttggaatcctccatttgagaaaggagagatggaagctctggtcaatgaatggaagaatgattcaagttcattttgtcaattttacagtgcaaaaagtgaattagtattgaatgcatgcattaagtctgcctataacctaataaaaactggtgtgtgtgggtatgactttgtggctccattgattgatgtgtgggaactgattttggatgatttttatgtgactccgaattcacaaatttggcgttctgacccgcctgcttcagcacctttggctgattcagcaggtgattcggagctctttttgtgtgaaattgaagttcctgcaattccaccctgtaccatggataactcagtgttacttaccagtaaaacagaagccacaacagaagccactgatacattcttaaccttgccctgcgcaaatttctcagcagagaatccagaggtcctgctgacttccgagtccagcctagccagtactcatgactctttgttcagtgaaacagacaccagaaaaatcttgcctgcctctgcaaacacttctgcagaaataacctgtgttaataaagttcaactcctgtctgatccagcagatgccaatagatgcactacatcagtttccgagtcccagcaatcctgtctagaaacctcagaaccccagcatctgaattttccaattttacaaatgaatggtgattcagatgcgcaaacattgtgtcttgatcttcctgtttctacacctcgctctagtttcgtgaatagctcagagcatctgctatgtgaacctgaaatcgcagaattattaccttgttcagaagatGTTCCAGTAaaattgccctgtaccatgaattgtgcagtagatctcttctatgaaactcaggtcacagaatcattatgctgtccagcaggtgcttccatggttttgccctgcaatatggactgttcagtgatcctgtccagtgaagctgtggtcgcagagtcttatgcttcacccagtactttggatacttcaaaccctctagcagaggagtctgaggcactgcttacctcagttggtgttgcagtaatattcacttgtctagcagctgttttggaattacagtctgctctaataaaacttgatgaatttctgcccagcaaagcagaagccattgaaatattgtcctcgtcagcaagtgtgttagataccttgccctgtacacagtctgatttaaccaatgttgttgagtccctctccagtgttgtaacagccgaggaactccagccctgtcctctgaatgtttcagaagtcttgccctgtaacatggataattctgattctctggtcaaaataatagaaatctcagaatttcagtccggtctgatgagtgttcctgaaacccagccctgtatcctgaaagattctggttctctggccgctgtggcggaggttccagagtccccttcctgtccagggaattcctcagttttgcctagtccagtgggggctgctgcaatactgacttgttctgcagcgcctcatgagctccaatccagtgtattagatgagtctctgtccagtccagaggtagttgtggagtccctatctggttcagtgcatacatcagaagatttgtcctgtcttgttagtgcccctgaatctgatttgttactgactttgctggaatcagcgacatctaagtctgatccagcattctcgtgtaaaagtccagtagttgcgaagtctagtcatgatgatttttttttggccagtcctggttttggtcctgtcttggctgaccctgaggctcacagttccttgacatgcccagaggtttctcttgtgccagtgctcac
This DNA window, taken from Hyperolius riggenbachi isolate aHypRig1 chromosome 3, aHypRig1.pri, whole genome shotgun sequence, encodes the following:
- the LOC137561963 gene encoding olfactory receptor 5P50-like; translated protein: MCEANQTQVTQIYLLGFQELYKFKILLFIVFLLIYILILGGNAAIIILVTIVDQLKIPMFFFLKHLAAADVLLTTTIVPMMLGIILIKEGTMPFLGCIIQLLCLGVFGSVQCLVIAAMSYDRYLAICVPLRYASLMNPNVCFQLVFGSYVLGALLRASEIIVVFHLRFCHHNYIDHFFCDFGPLVGLSTSDTSVLMIQDFITSIFMMSFPLAFIIISYICISFTILNISSALGRKKAFSTCSSHLATVCTYYGTLMTIYMVPTDYSTVNMNKYRSLLVIVVTPLMNPIIYSLRNQEIKRAVLKCTSLIRTNR